The Panacibacter microcysteis genome includes a window with the following:
- a CDS encoding response regulator has product MQKHIRYAIADDHKIFRRGVISALEDMPALKLVLEAENGKDLLANIARAKPDVVLLDLKMPEMDGIETTIELRKRNIDVRIIIITMMDDEKYVIHLMETGANGYLLKNAEPEEIKTAIITACENGYYFNDFVNKALLRKVLHKNFLKPVFNKDIDLTSREIEVLKLICEEKTANEIGAQIFLSPRTVEGIRTKLLEKIGVKNTAGLVMYAVKNRIVK; this is encoded by the coding sequence ATGCAAAAACATATACGGTATGCCATTGCTGATGACCACAAAATTTTTCGCCGCGGTGTCATCAGCGCGCTGGAAGATATGCCTGCACTAAAGCTGGTACTCGAGGCAGAAAATGGCAAAGACCTGCTTGCCAACATTGCCAGGGCAAAGCCAGATGTGGTGTTGCTCGATCTTAAAATGCCTGAGATGGATGGTATTGAAACAACCATCGAATTACGCAAAAGGAATATCGACGTCAGGATCATTATCATTACCATGATGGATGATGAAAAATATGTTATTCACCTGATGGAGACCGGCGCAAACGGCTACCTGCTAAAGAATGCAGAGCCGGAAGAAATTAAAACGGCCATCATTACCGCATGCGAAAATGGTTATTACTTCAACGATTTTGTAAACAAAGCTTTGTTGCGAAAGGTGCTGCACAAAAATTTTCTCAAACCGGTATTCAACAAAGACATTGACCTGACGAGCCGCGAAATTGAAGTGCTCAAACTCATCTGCGAAGAAAAAACAGCCAATGAAATTGGTGCACAGATTTTTCTAAGTCCGCGCACGGTAGAAGGTATACGTACCAAATTATTGGAGAAGATCGGTGTAAAAAATACCGCCGGTCTTGTAATGTATGCAGTAAAAAACAGGATTGTTAAATAA
- the mqnB gene encoding futalosine hydrolase, whose product MRIYITAATIEEWMPSFLKIDALYTSESKRMKVVFHQGGVGMLANAVALARLVYEDKPDLIVQVGIAGCFDHAVPLGAVLAVKEEILGNTGVEEEGKWKDIFDLKLEKPGYPPFEKKRLPNHHLEKYNLLQLQEVTAITVNEVSTSAQRIQLLAKKYNPVLESMEGAALHYVCREMNIPFLQMRAVSNYIGERDKTKWAIGTAITNLNNSVMEYIHKLYEMG is encoded by the coding sequence ATGCGCATCTACATTACAGCAGCCACAATTGAAGAATGGATGCCTTCTTTTCTTAAGATAGATGCGTTGTACACCTCTGAAAGTAAACGCATGAAGGTTGTATTTCACCAGGGTGGCGTGGGTATGCTTGCCAATGCAGTGGCTTTAGCAAGACTTGTGTACGAGGATAAACCCGATCTTATTGTGCAGGTGGGTATTGCAGGTTGTTTTGATCATGCTGTGCCTTTGGGGGCCGTGCTGGCAGTAAAAGAGGAGATACTGGGTAATACCGGCGTGGAAGAAGAAGGTAAATGGAAAGATATTTTTGATCTTAAACTGGAGAAGCCGGGCTACCCGCCGTTTGAGAAAAAACGGTTACCCAATCACCACCTCGAAAAATATAACCTGTTGCAACTGCAGGAAGTAACGGCCATTACAGTAAACGAGGTTTCAACCAGTGCACAACGCATACAGTTACTCGCTAAAAAATACAATCCTGTACTGGAAAGCATGGAAGGCGCAGCATTGCATTATGTATGCAGGGAAATGAACATCCCTTTTTTGCAAATGCGTGCTGTAAGCAATTACATTGGTGAGCGCGACAAGACAAAATGGGCCATCGGCACAGCTATCACCAACCTCAACAACAGCGTGATGGAATATATTCACAAACTATATGAAATGGGTTAA
- a CDS encoding sensor histidine kinase — MHEEQINIVSLIIYGTIVMIALLLTIVFFVLIHQRKVIQYQLQLKEVNEAQQKKLTVAAIESEEAERKRISAELHDEVGALLSTVKLYLSQVQPEHLNSDSKIKLLNQSKDLLDESIKTVRNISSNLQPMLIADFGLESTIQHFCNKINQPPVFTATLTVEDAISRMPADKELAVFRIVQEVTNNVIKHSGATYIYYSVVQQTDALEVHFKYNGNGLGQQEYEEKLYHSQGLGLKNMQNRLNILKGDVLYQKNDNLTNTITVKIPFSA; from the coding sequence ATGCACGAGGAACAAATAAATATTGTCTCTCTTATAATCTATGGTACAATCGTCATGATAGCCTTATTGCTCACGATCGTTTTCTTTGTGCTTATCCACCAGCGAAAAGTAATACAATACCAGTTGCAGCTGAAAGAAGTAAACGAGGCGCAGCAAAAGAAACTTACGGTTGCCGCTATAGAATCAGAAGAAGCCGAACGCAAACGTATTTCAGCAGAATTACACGATGAAGTAGGTGCCCTGCTGTCTACCGTAAAACTTTACCTGAGCCAGGTGCAGCCCGAGCATTTAAACAGCGACAGCAAAATAAAACTCCTCAACCAGTCTAAAGACCTGTTGGATGAAAGCATTAAAACAGTACGCAATATTTCTTCAAACCTGCAGCCCATGCTTATTGCAGATTTTGGTCTCGAAAGCACCATCCAGCATTTCTGTAATAAGATCAACCAGCCACCTGTTTTTACTGCAACGCTCACCGTGGAAGACGCTATCAGCCGCATGCCTGCAGATAAGGAACTGGCTGTTTTTCGTATCGTGCAGGAGGTTACCAATAATGTGATCAAACACTCCGGGGCCACATACATCTATTATTCGGTGGTACAGCAAACAGATGCGCTGGAAGTGCATTTTAAATACAACGGCAATGGACTTGGCCAGCAGGAGTACGAAGAAAAGTTATATCATTCACAGGGTTTGGGTCTGAAGAATATGCAGAACCGGCTTAATATACTGAAAGGTGATGTATTGTACCAAAAAAACGATAACTTAACCAACACCATCACAGTAAAAATTCCTTTTTCCGCATAA
- a CDS encoding glycoside hydrolase family 97 protein produces the protein MKPLIVLCFLVVLINTNAQTYQLLSPDNTIKTIIHTAPQLSWELLVDNRPILSPSLINLDFANTPATTFAVKRTQTRTVHETIVAQVPVSRKNIPDHYNELTITFKNNIAVIFRAYNDGVAYRLATTFKDSVTVINETAQFNFGSSAVAYAPLVVKRPGQDVYHTSFEELYAHKPVDSFTNAQYMFTPVLAEANNIKVAITESDLDDYPGMFLQGTGTNSFSATFAPYPLEEKVAEGDYPQKIVTKRAGYIARTNGTRHFPWRALLVAKKDKELPANDLVYRLAEPSVVRDASWIHPGKCTDEWIIDVNLFNVPFESGINTASYKYYIDFAKQFGFDRIMMDAGWSNTKDLFSINPNINMDTIAAYARSKGIKLSMWTLAMTLDRQLDSALKQFQRWGVDFIMTDFIDRDDQPAVNFHKRIAQACADAKIMIMFHGTYPPKGINRTYPNCITKEAILGSEYNAWSDKPSATHNLTIPFTRMLAGPLDYEPGLLDNATPQQFRPIWGKVMSQTTRCQQLAMFVVYDNPLQIFSGNPSQGLTEPAFMQLLGSLPTTWDTTVIADAAIAKYIVTARRHGNNWFIAGMTDSTARDLQLDLSFLEAGKYNATICKDGINAHRNAMDYVIEETTLVANDALQIHLAPGGGFLVRLRKE, from the coding sequence ATGAAACCTTTGATAGTGTTATGCTTCCTCGTTGTTTTGATCAATACCAATGCCCAGACTTACCAGTTGTTGTCTCCTGACAATACCATCAAAACCATTATTCACACCGCACCACAATTAAGTTGGGAGTTGTTGGTTGATAACAGGCCAATACTGTCGCCTTCCCTGATAAACCTGGATTTTGCCAATACACCTGCAACAACATTTGCAGTAAAGCGCACACAAACACGAACTGTTCATGAAACCATAGTGGCGCAGGTGCCGGTAAGCAGAAAAAATATTCCCGACCACTACAATGAACTTACCATCACATTCAAAAACAATATAGCAGTTATTTTCAGGGCCTATAATGATGGTGTGGCATATCGTTTGGCAACCACGTTCAAAGATTCCGTTACAGTAATTAATGAAACAGCGCAGTTCAACTTTGGCAGTAGCGCTGTTGCCTATGCACCATTGGTAGTAAAACGCCCCGGGCAGGATGTGTACCATACCAGCTTTGAAGAATTGTATGCACACAAACCTGTTGACAGTTTTACCAATGCGCAGTATATGTTTACCCCTGTACTTGCAGAGGCAAACAACATCAAAGTTGCCATTACAGAATCTGATCTTGATGATTATCCCGGCATGTTTCTACAGGGCACCGGTACAAACAGTTTCAGTGCGACTTTTGCACCATACCCGCTTGAAGAAAAAGTAGCAGAAGGAGATTACCCGCAAAAGATTGTTACAAAAAGAGCCGGTTACATTGCCCGTACAAACGGTACACGCCACTTTCCGTGGCGTGCATTACTGGTTGCAAAGAAAGACAAGGAATTACCGGCCAACGACCTGGTGTACAGGCTCGCTGAGCCTTCTGTTGTGCGTGATGCATCATGGATACACCCGGGCAAATGCACCGATGAATGGATCATTGATGTAAACCTCTTTAATGTACCTTTTGAATCCGGCATAAACACAGCAAGCTATAAATACTATATCGACTTCGCGAAGCAATTCGGCTTTGACCGTATTATGATGGATGCCGGCTGGAGCAATACCAAAGACCTTTTCAGTATCAATCCAAACATTAATATGGATACCATTGCCGCCTATGCAAGATCAAAAGGTATTAAACTGAGTATGTGGACGCTGGCTATGACCCTCGACCGACAACTGGACAGCGCCCTGAAACAGTTTCAAAGATGGGGTGTGGATTTTATTATGACAGACTTTATTGACCGGGATGACCAGCCCGCTGTTAACTTTCATAAACGTATAGCACAGGCCTGTGCTGATGCAAAGATCATGATCATGTTCCACGGCACTTACCCGCCAAAAGGTATCAACCGCACTTATCCCAACTGCATTACCAAAGAAGCAATACTGGGCAGTGAGTACAATGCTTGGAGCGATAAACCTTCGGCCACACACAACCTTACTATTCCTTTTACGCGTATGCTTGCCGGCCCGCTGGATTATGAGCCCGGCTTACTCGACAATGCCACACCGCAGCAGTTTCGCCCGATATGGGGTAAAGTAATGAGCCAGACCACACGCTGCCAGCAGCTCGCCATGTTTGTCGTGTACGATAATCCATTGCAGATATTCAGTGGTAATCCATCGCAGGGTCTAACTGAGCCCGCCTTTATGCAGCTACTCGGCAGCCTACCCACCACCTGGGATACTACAGTTATAGCTGATGCTGCTATTGCGAAATATATAGTGACTGCCCGCCGCCATGGCAACAATTGGTTTATTGCGGGCATGACAGACAGCACCGCCAGAGATCTGCAACTTGATCTATCTTTTCTTGAGGCAGGCAAATACAACGCAACCATTTGCAAAGACGGCATTAATGCACACCGCAATGCAATGGATTATGTGATTGAAGAAACAACATTGGTCGCTAATGATGCATTGCAAATACATCTTGCACCCGGTGGAGGGTTTCTGGTGCGATTGAGGAAAGAATAA
- a CDS encoding AAA family ATPase — protein MKRGLVIGKFMPLHHGHIALINYAAERCDELIVSMSYTHYDAINPQLRFSWLQHIFSSNLFIKCYLIKDDFDNENLPLYERTKLWAKRIQQVYPPISYVFSSESYGEPFAESLAATHIPFDVTRALVPVSATLIRTKPFTYWNFIPDIVRPYFVKKICFFGPESTGKTYMASRMSAIFNTQWVSEAARAMLTSNEFTKTDIIKIATKQFQDYQTKLLTANKFLFCDTDVITTQIYSQHYLGEVPAELLNIELQTPYDIYFLMNIDVPWIADYIRDFGDRRNIMMEIFTAQLDKRKILCKVVSGSYAEREQQVIHTLNEMLMQY, from the coding sequence ATGAAAAGAGGACTTGTTATAGGAAAATTCATGCCTTTACATCATGGTCATATCGCATTGATCAACTATGCTGCGGAAAGGTGCGATGAATTGATCGTGTCCATGAGCTATACACATTACGATGCAATCAATCCACAGCTACGCTTTAGCTGGTTGCAGCACATTTTCTCATCAAACCTTTTCATAAAATGTTACCTCATAAAGGACGATTTCGACAATGAAAACCTGCCGTTGTATGAGCGCACAAAGTTATGGGCCAAACGTATCCAGCAAGTTTATCCACCTATATCTTATGTATTTAGTTCAGAATCCTACGGAGAACCCTTTGCTGAAAGCTTGGCTGCCACGCATATTCCATTTGATGTTACAAGAGCCTTGGTGCCTGTTTCGGCAACACTCATAAGAACAAAGCCCTTTACTTACTGGAATTTTATCCCGGATATTGTTCGACCATACTTTGTAAAGAAGATCTGTTTTTTTGGGCCGGAGAGTACCGGTAAAACGTATATGGCAAGCCGTATGTCAGCAATCTTTAACACGCAATGGGTTTCCGAAGCGGCGAGAGCAATGCTAACTTCAAATGAATTTACCAAAACCGATATTATAAAGATTGCCACGAAGCAGTTTCAAGATTATCAAACAAAATTATTGACTGCAAATAAGTTCTTGTTTTGTGACACCGATGTTATTACTACACAAATCTATTCTCAACATTATCTTGGAGAAGTGCCGGCTGAACTTTTAAATATTGAATTACAAACGCCATATGATATTTACTTTCTTATGAATATTGATGTGCCGTGGATTGCAGACTATATAAGAGACTTTGGTGATAGGCGTAATATAATGATGGAGATTTTTACTGCGCAACTGGACAAGAGAAAAATTCTTTGTAAAGTTGTTAGTGGTTCATATGCCGAGAGAGAACAACAAGTTATACATACACTTAACGAAATGCTTATGCAATACTAA
- a CDS encoding cryptochrome/photolyase family protein — MATVNIMWFRRDLRLDDNAALYHALKSKHPVVPVFIFDTNILDELEDKKDRRLAFIRLALEEMQQTLEKHHSSLEVFYDTPLNAYKALTKKYTIETVYANEDYEQYALDRDAAIIDLLQQHNASLKLYKDQVILAREEVLKDDGKPYTVFTPYSRRWKATLTDFHLQSYPTEKYFGNFHKSKPHRIPSLESMGFEQTDDQFPPANVRTTIIEQYHKTRDFPGIPGTSRMGVHLRFGTISIRKLATKAKALNETYLNELIWRDFYQMILWHFPHVRKEKAFRPEYDNIKWSYDEKLFKAWCDGQTGYPIVDAGMRELNATGFMHNRVRMITASFLSKHLLIDWRLGEAYFAKKLLDFDYAANNGGWQWAAGCGCDAAPYFRVFNPTLQTQKFDKDLKYIRKWVPEFESFEYVKPIVEHDAARKRAIEVYSKAVRKS; from the coding sequence ATGGCAACAGTAAACATAATGTGGTTCAGGCGGGATTTGCGTTTAGACGATAATGCAGCACTCTATCATGCACTAAAAAGCAAACACCCGGTGGTACCGGTTTTTATATTTGACACAAATATTCTTGATGAGCTGGAAGACAAAAAAGACAGGCGGCTGGCATTTATCAGGCTGGCGCTGGAGGAGATGCAGCAAACACTGGAAAAACACCACAGCAGCCTTGAAGTATTCTATGATACACCTTTAAATGCATATAAAGCGCTTACAAAAAAATATACCATCGAAACCGTGTACGCCAATGAAGATTACGAACAGTATGCACTTGACCGTGATGCAGCCATTATAGACCTGCTGCAGCAGCACAATGCTTCCCTTAAACTATACAAAGACCAGGTTATACTTGCACGCGAAGAAGTGCTGAAAGATGATGGCAAACCTTACACTGTTTTTACGCCATACAGCCGCCGCTGGAAAGCTACGCTCACAGATTTTCACCTGCAAAGCTACCCGACAGAAAAGTACTTCGGTAATTTTCATAAAAGCAAACCGCACAGGATACCTTCGCTGGAAAGCATGGGCTTTGAACAAACAGATGACCAGTTTCCGCCGGCAAATGTGCGTACAACCATTATAGAGCAATACCATAAAACAAGAGATTTTCCGGGAATACCCGGCACCAGCCGCATGGGTGTGCACCTTCGTTTTGGAACCATCAGCATTCGCAAACTTGCCACAAAGGCCAAAGCGTTAAATGAAACATACCTCAATGAACTCATCTGGCGGGATTTTTATCAAATGATTCTCTGGCACTTTCCGCATGTGCGTAAAGAAAAAGCCTTCAGACCGGAATACGATAATATTAAGTGGAGCTACGACGAAAAGCTTTTTAAAGCCTGGTGCGATGGGCAAACCGGTTACCCCATTGTAGATGCAGGCATGCGTGAGCTTAACGCTACCGGATTTATGCACAACCGCGTACGGATGATCACTGCTTCATTCCTGAGCAAACATTTGCTCATAGACTGGCGGTTGGGCGAAGCTTACTTTGCTAAAAAGCTGCTCGATTTTGATTATGCAGCCAACAATGGCGGCTGGCAATGGGCAGCAGGCTGCGGCTGCGATGCAGCACCTTATTTCCGTGTATTTAACCCTACACTGCAAACACAGAAGTTCGATAAGGATCTGAAGTATATACGCAAATGGGTGCCTGAGTTTGAAAGCTTTGAATACGTAAAACCCATTGTTGAGCATGATGCCGCAAGGAAACGCGCTATTGAAGTGTATAGCAAGGCGGTGCGCAAAAGCTAG
- a CDS encoding aminotransferase class IV — MHGQEYLNYNGKIFRADKLLISPNNRSFRYGDGFFETMKMVNGKIALADYHFERMFRSLEILLFEKPATFTKDALEQAITSLAQKNGHSRLARVRLMIFRGDGGLHDAVSNTPEYLIQTWPLNPAIKDLNENGLVTGIFTRAGKACDDYSPIKSNNYLPYVMAALWAKAARLNDAILLNSHGRIADATIANVFIIKDGIVKTPALAEGCVEGVMRRHLLQCLRAENIPVEETMITTDDLLQAGEMFLTNSVYGLKWVKQCNDSNYVKKMSALFHRKYILNAG; from the coding sequence ATGCACGGGCAGGAATATCTTAACTACAACGGGAAAATCTTTAGGGCAGATAAACTGCTCATCTCACCCAACAACCGCTCATTCAGGTATGGTGATGGTTTTTTCGAAACCATGAAAATGGTAAATGGCAAAATAGCATTGGCAGATTACCACTTTGAAAGAATGTTCCGTTCGCTTGAAATACTGCTCTTTGAGAAACCCGCCACATTTACCAAAGATGCGCTTGAACAGGCCATCACATCACTTGCGCAGAAAAACGGCCACAGCAGGCTGGCGCGTGTTCGTTTAATGATCTTTCGCGGGGATGGTGGCCTGCACGATGCGGTTAGTAATACACCTGAATATCTTATACAGACATGGCCGCTGAACCCTGCCATTAAAGACCTTAATGAGAATGGGCTGGTAACCGGCATATTTACCAGGGCAGGAAAAGCCTGTGATGACTACAGCCCTATAAAAAGCAATAACTACCTGCCTTATGTTATGGCTGCACTGTGGGCAAAAGCGGCGCGCCTGAATGATGCGATACTGCTGAACAGCCACGGCCGCATTGCTGATGCTACAATTGCAAATGTGTTTATTATTAAAGATGGTATTGTAAAAACACCTGCGCTGGCAGAAGGTTGCGTAGAAGGTGTGATGCGCCGGCATTTACTGCAATGCCTGCGGGCAGAAAACATACCGGTGGAAGAAACCATGATTACCACAGATGACCTGCTACAGGCCGGCGAAATGTTTCTTACCAACAGTGTGTATGGTTTGAAATGGGTGAAGCAGTGCAATGATAGCAATTATGTAAAAAAAATGTCTGCACTCTTTCACAGGAAGTATATCTTGAACGCCGGCTGA
- a CDS encoding tetratricopeptide repeat protein, which translates to MFSLLFIKSTRHKLQTLKADLCNCYEKNKVKKPPTLNKPLQGCLDKAFENSAQVIANKAVLKYGKEAEAKFEHFTIDIFSETMVDLVTSCDRYYTYMDSSRFYVISKDKDSLRKMIQYRTYKMDRSLSANFYYYQAEVYFELGDYTHAFKDIDSSLITNPDDYKATELKGEIMELQHNYNEALQLYEKAYRIEHSAYMKFLKEYPDEYGDDEELFLLVEIAVLKRKMKEGK; encoded by the coding sequence TTGTTTAGTCTCCTCTTTATTAAAAGCACAAGACACAAGTTACAAACATTAAAAGCTGATTTATGCAATTGTTATGAAAAAAACAAAGTCAAAAAACCTCCTACACTAAATAAACCTTTACAGGGCTGTCTAGATAAGGCTTTTGAAAACAGTGCCCAGGTGATAGCTAATAAAGCAGTTTTAAAATATGGCAAAGAAGCTGAAGCAAAATTTGAGCATTTTACTATAGATATTTTCAGTGAAACAATGGTTGATTTGGTAACTAGCTGCGACAGATACTATACATATATGGATTCATCGAGATTCTATGTTATTAGCAAGGATAAAGACAGTTTGCGAAAAATGATACAATACAGAACTTATAAAATGGATAGGAGTTTGAGTGCGAATTTTTATTACTACCAAGCAGAAGTATATTTTGAACTTGGTGATTACACTCATGCATTTAAAGACATTGACAGTTCATTAATAACGAATCCGGATGATTATAAGGCAACAGAATTGAAAGGCGAAATAATGGAACTTCAGCATAATTACAACGAAGCATTACAATTATATGAAAAGGCCTATAGAATTGAGCACTCAGCGTACATGAAATTTCTCAAAGAATATCCAGATGAGTATGGCGATGACGAAGAATTGTTTTTACTGGTAGAAATAGCAGTATTAAAGAGAAAAATGAAAGAAGGAAAATAG
- the pnuC gene encoding nicotinamide riboside transporter PnuC — protein sequence MHNFFDVNTEFFNLLGYSMSYIEFTGVLFGLIAVWLSAKAHLLSWPVGIVNVILAGILYYQVQLYPDMFLQCFFFVTNIIGWWRWANPKPAEADKKQQLKVSYMSRKQLVLAVIIATLGTYLLGQFASNLHHWFPAVFAQPSAFPYIDSFITVMSVLTTFYMIEKKIESWIIWIIVDIVATFLYYIKGVKFYSLEYLIFTIIAAYGLMHWAKEYKSYASKPV from the coding sequence GTGCATAATTTTTTTGATGTCAATACCGAGTTCTTCAACCTTTTGGGTTATTCCATGAGCTATATAGAATTTACCGGTGTACTTTTTGGGCTGATCGCAGTATGGCTTTCCGCAAAAGCGCATTTACTAAGCTGGCCCGTGGGCATCGTTAATGTGATACTTGCAGGCATTTTATATTACCAGGTGCAGTTATACCCCGACATGTTTTTGCAATGCTTTTTCTTTGTTACCAACATTATTGGCTGGTGGAGATGGGCCAACCCCAAACCTGCAGAAGCAGATAAAAAGCAGCAGTTGAAAGTAAGTTATATGAGCCGTAAGCAACTGGTACTTGCAGTAATCATTGCTACACTTGGAACATATTTACTGGGGCAGTTTGCCAGTAACCTGCACCACTGGTTTCCCGCTGTGTTTGCGCAGCCCAGTGCTTTTCCTTACATAGATTCATTTATAACTGTAATGAGCGTGCTCACCACATTTTACATGATCGAAAAAAAGATCGAATCCTGGATCATCTGGATCATCGTAGACATAGTGGCCACATTTTTATATTACATCAAAGGCGTAAAATTTTACAGCCTCGAATACCTCATCTTCACGATCATCGCTGCCTATGGTTTAATGCACTGGGCAAAAGAGTATAAAAGCTACGCTTCAAAACCGGTATGA
- a CDS encoding 1,4-dihydroxy-6-naphthoate synthase: MKLTLGFSPCPNDTFIFDALVNNKIDTGGLVFDMVLEDVQTLNEWAKQGRLHLSKISYGVLPLVLKEYIVLNSGGALGKGVGPLLITKDASTVINNESTVAIPGLNTTAHMLFSLAYPQVKNKVFKVFHEIENAVLSGSVDAGVIIHENRFTYHLKGLHKVADLGEYWETQTHAPIPLGGIVARRNLPVALIQQADKLIKQSVEHAYANHHEQLAEYVSMHSQEMSESVMRQHIDLYVNNYSVDLGAAGKKAVAAFIEVFEKINNTSIAKDNIFIAS; this comes from the coding sequence ATGAAACTTACACTTGGTTTTTCTCCATGCCCAAATGACACCTTCATTTTCGATGCACTCGTAAACAATAAGATTGATACCGGGGGGCTTGTCTTTGATATGGTGCTGGAAGATGTACAAACGCTCAATGAATGGGCAAAGCAAGGCAGGCTTCATCTTTCAAAGATCAGCTATGGTGTGTTACCACTGGTGTTGAAAGAATATATTGTTTTAAACAGCGGTGGTGCATTGGGAAAAGGAGTGGGGCCATTGCTTATCACCAAAGATGCATCAACAGTTATCAACAATGAAAGTACTGTGGCCATTCCTGGTTTGAATACTACAGCGCACATGCTTTTTTCACTGGCATACCCGCAGGTAAAAAATAAAGTGTTCAAAGTATTTCATGAAATAGAAAATGCAGTTTTAAGTGGAAGTGTTGATGCAGGTGTGATCATTCATGAAAACCGTTTTACGTATCACCTGAAGGGTTTGCACAAAGTGGCCGACCTTGGCGAATACTGGGAAACACAAACCCATGCGCCAATACCACTGGGTGGCATTGTGGCGCGCAGGAACCTGCCTGTAGCTCTTATACAACAAGCCGATAAGCTGATAAAGCAAAGTGTTGAACATGCGTATGCCAATCATCATGAGCAACTGGCGGAGTATGTAAGCATGCATTCGCAGGAAATGAGTGAAAGTGTTATGCGGCAGCATATAGATCTTTATGTAAACAATTATTCTGTCGATCTTGGTGCTGCTGGCAAAAAAGCGGTAGCAGCTTTTATTGAAGTATTCGAAAAGATCAACAATACCAGTATTGCCAAAGACAATATTTTTATCGCATCTTAA
- a CDS encoding zinc metalloprotease: MKLKIEYFTFAILLYGCTSTPKEEALSKVNDYNEALEQIVQDSMARIDTVSINEEFNKIEMPSILEQTMTEISDEISFKKLLRTERNLLNKWEPIKGYQSYFGIKPDTLLGLLRRCGTLDRAPSDAERLPSAGNARTVSLDYYRVEVPVAFHIIANRKGIGLQGNMLVRINDQIKAMNMVYSKFNITFKLNSIDTTTNDVWFNNASVNGNLQALVEMTKALSNNPTNIMNVYTLSLKNLGEATFPWDVSKGTPMDYVLINYNTLSGGPETFFNGMYNEGKTLIHEVGHFLGLLHTFEGGNPNIACDSDLNNGCNTGDQVDDTPPQKICYFYGCNVNENSCPAPGNDPVKNFMGYNPDACMSELTSGQGDRLKQGIIKFRYYLIINPA, from the coding sequence ATGAAATTAAAAATTGAATATTTCACGTTTGCAATCTTATTATATGGTTGCACATCTACACCCAAAGAGGAAGCTTTATCAAAAGTGAATGATTATAATGAAGCATTAGAACAAATTGTTCAAGATTCCATGGCAAGAATAGATACAGTTTCAATTAACGAAGAATTTAACAAGATTGAAATGCCATCTATTTTAGAACAAACGATGACAGAAATTTCTGATGAAATTAGTTTTAAAAAGTTATTAAGAACAGAAAGAAACTTACTTAATAAGTGGGAGCCAATCAAAGGATACCAAAGCTATTTTGGAATAAAACCCGATACACTTTTAGGATTATTAAGAAGATGCGGAACTCTTGACAGAGCGCCATCTGATGCAGAGCGATTACCAAGTGCAGGAAATGCTAGGACTGTTTCTTTAGATTATTACAGAGTAGAGGTACCTGTGGCTTTTCATATTATAGCAAATAGAAAAGGAATTGGTCTTCAGGGAAATATGTTGGTCAGAATTAATGATCAAATTAAAGCAATGAACATGGTTTATAGTAAATTCAATATTACGTTTAAATTAAATTCGATTGATACAACAACTAATGATGTTTGGTTTAATAACGCTAGCGTAAATGGTAATCTGCAAGCCTTAGTGGAAATGACAAAAGCATTAAGTAATAATCCTACCAATATTATGAACGTTTATACTCTGTCATTAAAGAATCTTGGTGAGGCAACTTTTCCATGGGATGTTAGTAAAGGAACGCCAATGGATTATGTTCTCATCAATTACAATACTTTATCCGGCGGACCCGAAACTTTTTTTAATGGGATGTATAACGAGGGTAAAACACTAATTCATGAAGTAGGTCATTTTTTAGGTTTATTGCATACTTTTGAAGGCGGAAATCCAAATATAGCATGCGATTCTGATTTAAATAATGGATGCAACACAGGCGATCAAGTGGATGATACTCCTCCGCAAAAAATATGTTATTTTTACGGATGCAACGTTAATGAAAATTCTTGTCCAGCCCCAGGAAATGATCCAGTTAAAAATTTTATGGGCTATAATCCTGACGCATGTATGAGTGAATTGACTTCTGGGCAAGGTGATCGGTTAAAACAAGGCATTATAAAATTTCGATACTACTTGATAATAAATCCTGCATGA